Proteins from a genomic interval of Oceanidesulfovibrio indonesiensis:
- a CDS encoding Lrp/AsnC family transcriptional regulator: protein MSQDETIELDLKHSNGRPEAAGGLDAVDRAILDALQENARITNAAIARRVSMAPSAVLERIRKLERKGLIRGYEARLNAKALGHGLTAFTHVRSEEVPGDTSAGELLARIPEVMEVHHTAGHDCYLVKVRVADTDHLGRLLKEFGRIPSVRDTRTTVVLSTLKESARLPIPVDEDYQTDSAPGAD from the coding sequence ATGAGCCAAGATGAAACCATTGAACTCGACCTGAAACACAGCAACGGCCGACCAGAGGCAGCCGGCGGCCTCGACGCCGTGGACCGCGCCATCCTCGACGCATTGCAGGAGAACGCCCGAATCACCAACGCGGCCATTGCCCGCCGCGTTTCCATGGCGCCATCCGCTGTTCTGGAACGCATCCGCAAGCTGGAGCGCAAAGGACTGATCCGCGGGTACGAGGCCCGGCTCAACGCCAAGGCCCTGGGCCACGGCCTTACCGCCTTCACTCATGTGCGCAGCGAGGAAGTCCCTGGCGACACGAGCGCCGGCGAACTTCTGGCGCGCATTCCCGAAGTCATGGAAGTTCACCACACTGCCGGCCACGACTGCTACCTCGTCAAGGTCCGCGTTGCCGACACCGACCATCTCGGCCGCTTGCTCAAGGAGTTCGGCCGCATTCCAAGCGTGCGCGACACCCGCACCACCGTCGTGCTTTCCACGCTCAAGGAGTCCGCGCGGCTGCCCATCCCCGTGGACGAGGACTACCAAACCGACAGCGCCCCCGGCGCAGACTGA
- the pyrF gene encoding orotidine-5'-phosphate decarboxylase, which produces MNIPIPARERIIFALDVPTPEEAIALVDRLAGELVFFKVGLELFIAAGPQIIHEIAHRGGRVMLDLKLHDVPATVRRSLLAMKPLPNIAFATVHAEPQVMVAAAEAQAAGGPPVLGVTVLTSLGPDDLGASGITKSPQELVEMRARMAREAGLTGVVCSPWEASLLRGIAGPDFAIVTPGVRPAGPPVTGDDQKRVLTPAEAVAAGADHIVIGRPIRDAADPVEAVRGIVASLQSRS; this is translated from the coding sequence ATGAATATTCCCATCCCTGCCCGCGAACGCATCATCTTCGCCCTCGACGTGCCCACGCCCGAGGAGGCTATCGCCCTGGTGGACCGCCTTGCCGGCGAGCTCGTTTTCTTCAAGGTCGGCCTTGAACTGTTCATCGCCGCCGGCCCGCAGATCATTCATGAAATCGCCCACCGCGGCGGCCGCGTGATGCTCGACCTCAAACTGCATGACGTGCCGGCCACGGTGCGTCGCTCGCTGCTGGCAATGAAACCGTTGCCGAATATCGCTTTCGCCACGGTGCATGCCGAGCCGCAGGTGATGGTTGCGGCCGCCGAGGCCCAGGCCGCCGGCGGTCCGCCTGTGCTTGGCGTCACCGTGCTCACCAGTCTGGGTCCGGACGACCTCGGCGCCTCCGGCATCACGAAGAGCCCACAGGAACTCGTGGAGATGCGCGCCCGCATGGCCCGGGAGGCCGGGCTCACTGGCGTGGTCTGCTCACCCTGGGAAGCGTCATTGCTGCGCGGGATCGCCGGGCCGGACTTTGCCATCGTCACTCCCGGCGTGCGTCCTGCCGGCCCCCCGGTAACCGGAGACGACCAGAAACGCGTGCTCACCCCGGCCGAGGCTGTGGCCGCCGGCGCCGACCATATCGTCATCGGACGGCCCATCCGCGACGCAGCCGACCCGGTGGAGGCCGTGCGGGGGATCGTCGCTTCACTACAGAGTCGGAGTTGA
- a CDS encoding glycosyltransferase family 4 protein — protein MTAPRRICFVSHIALNLWLFRIPLARQLAETGWRVTFIAPEGPHMVNLRQAAHDIRRSLRTRQDDAEDCVTVRPWQLRRGSLAPKAALRDSRELASVLADERADLIHTFTHQPNILARLAMGRVRRTAKKRPVLVNSVTGLGSCFLGKGLKGIALRMFFYQLYARTASRAQGMLFQNEDDRLYFESRNLTDPAKTGCIRGSGVDTSRFRPGLLDQYARTELRTSLGIGPDHVVCTMAARLIHDKGIRELLLAARSLGAALPNLRFLVAGEPDPGNPGSLSAEDMTTFSALGNVIFPGWRNDMAEIWSISDLAALPSYREGLPMSLQEAMACGLPVVTTDVPGCRELARSPQGGLQRPEECGSMLVPAGQWPPLAEAIGHLASSPDARRALGNAARDKAVREFDAETVTRQTIAFYESLMD, from the coding sequence ATGACTGCACCCCGGCGCATCTGCTTCGTGAGCCACATCGCCCTCAACCTCTGGCTGTTTCGCATCCCCCTGGCGCGGCAGCTTGCCGAAACCGGTTGGCGCGTAACCTTTATTGCGCCGGAAGGGCCACACATGGTCAACCTCCGGCAGGCCGCGCACGACATCCGCCGTTCGCTCCGGACTCGGCAGGATGACGCGGAGGACTGCGTCACCGTCCGGCCATGGCAACTCCGGCGCGGGTCCCTCGCTCCGAAGGCGGCGTTGCGTGACAGCCGCGAGCTCGCCTCAGTGCTTGCCGACGAGCGGGCTGACCTGATCCACACCTTCACCCACCAGCCGAACATCCTCGCCCGCCTCGCCATGGGCCGTGTCAGACGGACCGCGAAGAAACGTCCAGTGCTCGTCAATTCCGTCACCGGACTGGGCAGCTGCTTTCTGGGAAAGGGACTCAAAGGCATAGCCCTGCGCATGTTTTTCTATCAACTATACGCACGCACCGCGTCCCGGGCGCAGGGCATGCTCTTCCAGAACGAGGACGATCGGCTTTATTTCGAATCCCGCAATCTCACCGATCCGGCAAAAACCGGCTGCATACGCGGCAGCGGCGTGGACACTTCCCGGTTCCGCCCCGGACTGCTGGACCAGTACGCCCGGACCGAACTTCGAACATCGCTGGGGATCGGGCCGGACCATGTGGTCTGCACAATGGCGGCGCGACTCATACACGACAAGGGCATCCGCGAGTTGCTGCTGGCGGCGCGTTCGCTGGGCGCGGCCCTGCCGAACCTGCGATTTCTCGTGGCAGGCGAGCCGGACCCCGGCAACCCCGGCTCCCTGAGCGCCGAGGACATGACGACGTTCTCGGCATTAGGCAACGTGATATTCCCCGGCTGGCGAAACGACATGGCCGAAATATGGTCCATAAGCGACCTTGCCGCGCTGCCCTCGTACCGCGAAGGTCTGCCCATGAGCCTGCAGGAGGCCATGGCCTGCGGCCTGCCCGTGGTGACCACGGACGTGCCCGGCTGCCGGGAACTGGCCCGTTCGCCACAGGGCGGACTGCAACGCCCCGAAGAATGCGGCTCCATGCTCGTGCCGGCCGGGCAGTGGCCGCCCCTGGCCGAAGCCATCGGCCACCTCGCCTCCAGCCCGGACGCACGCCGCGCCCTGGGCAATGCCGCGCGGGACAAAGCTGTGCGGGAGTTCGACGCCGAGACCGTTACCAGGCAGACCATAGCCTTCTACGAAAGCCTGATGGACTGA
- the asnB gene encoding asparagine synthase (glutamine-hydrolyzing), with product MCGLTGFFGPATPGADPQTFREILGAMAHAVTHRGPDGSGALYIPDIGLGFAHTRLAILDPTPAGAQPMGFCLGAALPHDGESHRHHPDASWIVYNGEIYNHQDIRRQIEADGCVRAWRSGCDTETLLAACACWGVEEALKRAVGMFAFAYWDGPSRTLTLARDRMGIKPLVYGLAGRDAETRTLLFASELNALEAHPRFPGVDRLDPNALASFFAWGCVPAPASIYLGFAKLPPGCLLTVRQGDIRAGNLPEPHQYYSVARVAAAGLADPLHDEAEALEAMDAELHRAVTDRLLADVPLGAFLSGGTDSSLVAALMQRASGRPVRTFTMGSPHPEHDESAKAAAVAAHLGTEHTHLPVTEADALALAQDMGRVYDEPFADSSQIPTHLVSRLARRHVTVCLSGDGGDELFGGYNRHLLGPAIWRRIGPVPYPVRALLARLLAHGGEAALDRAYSILASLLPPDRRQIFFRQKVAKVRRGLLAPDREAFYRALAAIWPEPPIVEAATALSWPDPRMAAGLEDAPGGSHGMDFGDWMQAADQLGYLPDDILAKVDRASMAVGLEVRVPLLDHRVVELAWRMPRSLRGDRGRGKAALRRLLLRHLPEYLVDQPKQGFGVPLADWLRGPLRPWVEELLAPARLNAHGLLDVQTLHREWRRFLAFEDRSGINAPAMRIWAACMFQAWYAERTSA from the coding sequence ATGTGCGGTTTGACAGGCTTTTTCGGTCCGGCCACGCCCGGCGCGGACCCGCAGACCTTTCGCGAAATCCTCGGCGCCATGGCGCACGCCGTAACGCACCGCGGACCGGACGGCAGCGGCGCGCTCTACATTCCGGACATCGGCCTGGGGTTCGCGCACACCCGCCTCGCCATCCTGGACCCAACCCCGGCCGGCGCCCAGCCCATGGGATTTTGCCTCGGCGCCGCTCTGCCACACGACGGTGAATCGCATCGCCACCACCCGGATGCCTCGTGGATCGTCTACAACGGCGAAATCTACAACCACCAGGACATACGCCGGCAGATCGAGGCCGACGGCTGCGTGCGCGCATGGCGCTCCGGATGCGATACCGAAACGCTTCTGGCTGCCTGCGCTTGCTGGGGCGTTGAAGAAGCGCTGAAACGCGCCGTGGGCATGTTCGCCTTCGCTTATTGGGATGGTCCTTCGCGCACGCTCACCCTGGCGCGGGACCGAATGGGCATCAAACCGCTGGTATATGGACTGGCAGGACGCGACGCCGAAACGCGAACATTGCTCTTCGCCTCGGAACTCAACGCCCTGGAGGCGCATCCGCGCTTTCCCGGCGTGGACCGGCTGGACCCCAACGCCCTGGCTTCGTTCTTCGCCTGGGGCTGCGTGCCCGCACCGGCATCCATTTATCTGGGATTCGCCAAGCTGCCGCCTGGGTGCCTGCTTACCGTTAGGCAGGGGGACATCCGCGCCGGCAACCTGCCCGAGCCGCATCAGTATTACTCGGTCGCGCGCGTTGCCGCGGCCGGCCTCGCCGATCCGCTCCACGATGAAGCCGAAGCGCTTGAAGCGATGGACGCCGAGCTCCACCGCGCCGTGACTGACCGTCTGCTTGCCGACGTCCCCCTTGGCGCGTTCCTCTCCGGCGGAACGGATTCATCTCTGGTCGCCGCGCTCATGCAGCGGGCCAGCGGCCGGCCCGTGCGCACCTTCACCATGGGTTCGCCCCACCCGGAGCACGACGAATCGGCCAAAGCCGCGGCAGTGGCGGCGCACCTGGGCACGGAGCACACGCACCTGCCTGTTACCGAGGCGGACGCTCTGGCCCTGGCGCAGGACATGGGACGCGTCTATGACGAGCCTTTCGCCGACTCCTCGCAGATCCCCACGCACCTCGTCAGCCGGCTGGCACGGCGGCACGTCACGGTTTGCCTGTCCGGCGACGGCGGGGACGAGCTCTTCGGCGGCTACAACCGCCACCTGCTGGGACCGGCCATCTGGCGGCGCATAGGCCCTGTGCCTTATCCGGTACGTGCTCTGCTGGCCAGGCTTCTCGCCCACGGGGGGGAAGCGGCCCTGGATCGCGCATACTCGATTCTGGCCTCGCTGCTCCCGCCAGACCGGCGGCAGATCTTTTTCCGTCAAAAAGTGGCCAAGGTGCGCCGTGGCCTGCTGGCGCCGGATCGCGAGGCGTTCTATCGCGCCCTGGCCGCCATCTGGCCGGAACCGCCCATTGTGGAAGCCGCCACGGCTCTTTCATGGCCGGATCCTCGCATGGCCGCCGGTCTGGAGGATGCCCCGGGCGGCTCGCATGGCATGGATTTCGGGGACTGGATGCAGGCCGCCGACCAACTCGGCTACCTTCCGGACGACATCCTCGCCAAGGTGGATCGCGCGTCCATGGCCGTGGGACTGGAAGTCCGCGTTCCTTTGCTGGACCACCGCGTGGTGGAGCTGGCCTGGAGGATGCCCCGCTCCCTGCGCGGGGATCGCGGCCGCGGCAAAGCCGCGCTGCGCCGGTTGTTGTTGCGCCATCTGCCGGAATATCTCGTGGACCAGCCCAAGCAGGGATTCGGCGTGCCGCTGGCGGACTGGCTCCGAGGTCCACTGCGGCCATGGGTGGAAGAGCTGCTGGCACCGGCGCGCCTGAACGCCCACGGCCTGCTCGACGTGCAAACTCTGCATCGCGAGTGGCGCAGATTCCTTGCCTTCGAGGACCGTTCCGGCATCAACGCACCCGCCATGCGCATCTGGGCAGCATGCATGTTCCAGGCATGGTATGCAGAAAGGACTTCCGCATGA
- a CDS encoding universal stress protein, with translation MEPKTILWPTDLSKSSIASAKHVMSLSEKYGASVVMLYVAVDLCDFFPAYGNYPSPNVLKDFQEWELQHAREEMEKVCARDLKACPNLEIEVVQGDPVEKILEMVKQKNADMIVVAGRNKETGAVKGTYLAEAMGEIIHLAPVPVMVVNPDNPPA, from the coding sequence ATGGAACCGAAAACCATTCTCTGGCCCACGGATCTTTCGAAAAGCTCCATCGCATCCGCAAAACACGTGATGTCCCTGTCCGAAAAATATGGGGCCAGCGTGGTGATGCTCTATGTTGCCGTAGATCTTTGCGACTTCTTCCCAGCGTACGGCAACTATCCCAGCCCGAATGTGCTCAAGGATTTCCAGGAATGGGAGCTCCAGCATGCCCGTGAGGAGATGGAAAAAGTCTGCGCACGCGACCTGAAAGCGTGCCCCAACCTGGAGATCGAGGTGGTGCAGGGCGATCCTGTGGAAAAAATCCTTGAGATGGTCAAACAAAAGAACGCCGATATGATCGTGGTGGCCGGCCGCAACAAGGAGACCGGCGCAGTGAAAGGCACCTACCTGGCGGAAGCCATGGGCGAGATCATCCATCTGGCGCCGGTGCCGGTTATGGTGGTGAACCCGGATAATCCGCCGGCGTAG
- a CDS encoding DegT/DnrJ/EryC1/StrS family aminotransferase, producing the protein MTQRIFLSPPHLTGNELDSLREALEKRYLAPAGPTLAEFEADVSNILHIDPQTKRVVALNSGTAAIHLALILAGVGPGDSVLCSDLTFIASIAPASYLGASAMFADAHPDTWNLDPERVREAFDSARTHGRRIKAVVAVHLYGRPIPPDHIAIIRELCREHDAALIEDAAETLGATSGGVPTGALGDFGVLSFNGNKIVTCSGGGALVCPDEETAQRALSLATMAKDPAPHYEHSAIGYSYRMPNVLAAIGRAQLPHLEERMAQRKAVRDWYMERLAGLPIQFIPEPEDAAPNWWLTCVTFDNSDSSPTGHARREAVRMALAAADIESRPLWKPMHMQPVFAGAQAYLNPTGSVGADLFARGLCLPSGSTLTERDVDRVTGVVRAALG; encoded by the coding sequence ATGACCCAACGCATATTTCTTTCGCCGCCACACCTCACCGGCAATGAGCTCGACTCCCTGCGCGAGGCCCTGGAAAAACGCTACCTGGCCCCGGCCGGACCGACCCTGGCCGAGTTCGAAGCGGACGTCTCCAACATCCTGCACATCGATCCGCAGACAAAACGGGTGGTCGCGCTCAACTCCGGCACCGCGGCCATCCACCTGGCCCTGATCCTCGCCGGCGTGGGGCCTGGAGACTCGGTCCTGTGCTCGGATCTCACGTTCATCGCCTCCATCGCGCCGGCATCGTACCTCGGCGCTTCAGCGATGTTTGCGGACGCCCACCCGGACACCTGGAACCTGGATCCGGAACGTGTTCGCGAGGCGTTTGACTCGGCGCGAACCCATGGTCGGCGCATCAAGGCCGTGGTCGCCGTGCATCTGTATGGACGGCCGATACCGCCGGACCATATAGCCATCATCCGCGAGCTGTGCCGCGAGCATGACGCCGCGCTCATCGAAGATGCGGCCGAGACCCTCGGCGCAACGTCCGGCGGCGTTCCCACCGGCGCCCTCGGCGATTTCGGGGTGCTTTCCTTCAACGGCAACAAAATCGTCACCTGCTCCGGCGGCGGGGCGCTGGTCTGCCCGGACGAGGAAACCGCACAGCGCGCGCTCTCCCTGGCGACCATGGCCAAGGACCCGGCCCCCCACTACGAGCACTCGGCCATCGGCTACTCCTACCGCATGCCCAACGTGCTCGCGGCCATCGGCCGTGCGCAGTTGCCGCACCTGGAGGAACGCATGGCCCAGCGCAAGGCGGTTCGGGACTGGTACATGGAGCGCCTCGCCGGCCTGCCTATCCAGTTCATACCCGAGCCGGAAGACGCCGCGCCCAACTGGTGGCTCACCTGCGTCACCTTCGACAATAGCGATTCCTCGCCCACCGGCCATGCCCGCCGCGAGGCCGTACGCATGGCGCTGGCCGCAGCGGACATCGAGTCCCGGCCGCTCTGGAAACCCATGCACATGCAGCCGGTCTTTGCCGGAGCGCAGGCGTACCTGAATCCGACCGGCTCCGTGGGCGCGGATCTGTTCGCACGGGGGCTCTGCCTTCCCTCGGGCTCCACGCTCACGGAAAGGGACGTGGATCGCGTGACCGGCGTGGTGCGCGCAGCTCTTGGTTAA
- a CDS encoding APC family permease, translating to MGKEPAGHSTLARSMGLTDVFAVATGAMISSGIFVLPGIAHAQAGPAVVLSYVFAGCIAAMGMLSLAETLTAMPKAGGGYFIVMRTMGPAVGTVAGLCIWFSLALKSAFALIGLAAFIEVFFEMDHRITGTVLCLVFLGVNLRGVREAAVVQKILVVFLCAALGVYIITGLDHVRPDHFLPFASKGWNAVFSTAGTVFVAYGGLLAVDSVAEETRNPGRTLPLGLFLSLIVVMVLYSLAVFVTTGVLPSGELNDSLTPISDGARAFLGRPGFVLVSAAAVAAFISTANAGLITSSRYLLALARDENVPPFLGRISSRNVPSVALIFTTLLVIAVLFIDLKMLVGAASTVLILKYVLMNLSVIVLRESRLLNYRPVFKAPLYPWVQVIGVVGSIFLIFEMGWKALLLATGLITAGFAVYWFYGRIRKGREYALMHLTERLLGKEYAGDALEDELREIVRIRNERDFDVFDRAVQEAIVIDVPPETPSKESLRYLEKEAERLGCPDCERVAGFFRKEAEQGVDQVMPGVGISHLVVRGEDVLRLVIVRDVNRLALGDARVFAYFLVLTSENRRQSYVPAVAALSQIVLAEDFEKRWLTTKKKERLKDILHLGERRPMA from the coding sequence ATGGGAAAGGAACCAGCAGGCCACAGCACCCTCGCGCGGTCCATGGGGCTGACCGATGTCTTCGCCGTAGCCACAGGGGCGATGATCAGCTCGGGCATCTTCGTGCTTCCGGGCATCGCCCATGCCCAGGCCGGGCCGGCTGTCGTGCTTTCATATGTGTTTGCCGGGTGCATTGCCGCCATGGGCATGCTTTCCCTGGCCGAGACGCTCACGGCCATGCCCAAGGCAGGGGGCGGGTATTTCATCGTCATGCGCACCATGGGGCCGGCCGTGGGCACGGTGGCCGGTCTGTGCATCTGGTTTTCCCTGGCGCTCAAGTCCGCCTTTGCGCTCATAGGGCTGGCTGCTTTTATCGAAGTATTCTTCGAGATGGATCACCGCATCACCGGAACCGTGCTTTGTCTCGTTTTCCTTGGGGTTAATCTGCGCGGCGTGCGGGAGGCGGCCGTCGTGCAGAAGATCCTCGTCGTCTTCCTTTGTGCGGCGCTCGGCGTGTACATCATAACGGGCCTGGACCATGTACGGCCGGATCACTTCCTGCCGTTCGCTTCCAAAGGCTGGAACGCGGTGTTCTCCACAGCGGGCACGGTGTTCGTGGCGTACGGCGGCCTGCTCGCCGTGGACTCGGTGGCCGAGGAAACGCGCAATCCCGGCAGGACCCTGCCGCTGGGCCTTTTCCTTTCCCTGATTGTGGTGATGGTCCTCTACAGCCTCGCCGTGTTCGTAACCACTGGCGTGCTGCCGTCCGGCGAGCTGAACGATTCGCTTACCCCTATTTCCGACGGCGCCCGAGCCTTTCTGGGCCGGCCTGGCTTTGTGCTCGTTTCCGCTGCGGCCGTGGCGGCTTTCATTTCCACGGCCAACGCCGGTCTCATCACTTCTTCCCGGTATCTTCTGGCGCTGGCGCGCGACGAAAACGTGCCGCCCTTTCTGGGTCGCATCTCGTCGCGCAATGTGCCGTCGGTCGCGCTCATTTTCACCACTCTGCTCGTCATCGCAGTGCTCTTCATCGATCTGAAGATGCTTGTAGGCGCAGCTTCCACGGTTTTGATCCTCAAATACGTGCTCATGAACCTGAGTGTCATCGTGCTGCGGGAATCCAGGCTGCTCAACTATCGTCCGGTCTTCAAGGCGCCGCTCTATCCGTGGGTGCAGGTCATCGGCGTCGTGGGGTCGATATTCCTCATCTTCGAGATGGGCTGGAAGGCTTTGCTTTTGGCCACCGGTCTTATCACCGCCGGATTCGCCGTCTACTGGTTTTACGGTCGCATAAGAAAGGGCAGGGAATACGCGCTGATGCACCTCACCGAGCGGTTGCTCGGCAAGGAGTATGCTGGCGACGCACTTGAGGACGAACTGCGGGAGATAGTGCGCATCCGCAATGAGCGGGACTTCGACGTGTTCGACCGCGCCGTGCAGGAGGCCATCGTCATAGACGTGCCGCCGGAGACGCCGTCCAAGGAATCGCTCCGCTATCTGGAAAAAGAAGCGGAGCGGCTCGGCTGTCCGGACTGCGAGCGGGTTGCGGGGTTTTTCCGCAAGGAGGCGGAGCAGGGCGTGGACCAGGTGATGCCCGGGGTGGGCATTTCGCACCTCGTGGTGCGGGGGGAGGACGTCCTGCGGTTGGTCATTGTGCGCGACGTGAACCGTCTGGCGCTAGGCGACGCCAGGGTGTTCGCCTACTTCCTCGTGCTGACCAGCGAGAATCGCCGGCAGAGCTACGTGCCGGCCGTGGCGGCCTTGTCGCAGATCGTGCTCGCCGAGGATTTCGAGAAGCGGTGGCTGACCACGAAAAAGAAGGAGCGGCTCAAGGACATCCTGCACCTGGGCGAGAGACGGCCCATGGCGTGA
- a CDS encoding tRNA lysidine(34) synthetase — MSRIKLNYAQKNCIASAGKLMQQLSMVNPGARIGVAVSGGVDSLTLLEVLLHRQRILPFPIELMALNLNPGFDPKSHEHVASFAKSKGVAVHAELTDHGLEAHSDRNRKNSACFLCSKRRRTRLFELCRDYGLTHLAFGHNADDLVSTFFMNLFQGGRVDTLSPCEPFFEGRLKVIRPLLWLEKDVIKRAARTWQLPVEENPCPSAGASNRTRTWQWFLDECGKDARKKNNVLNAIRRAALDRTIDLNY, encoded by the coding sequence ATGTCCCGCATCAAGCTCAACTACGCTCAGAAAAACTGCATCGCCTCGGCAGGCAAGCTCATGCAGCAGTTGTCCATGGTCAATCCCGGCGCGCGCATCGGCGTGGCCGTCTCCGGCGGGGTGGACAGCCTCACCCTGCTCGAGGTTCTTCTGCACCGGCAACGCATCCTGCCATTTCCCATAGAGCTCATGGCCCTGAACCTGAACCCGGGGTTCGACCCGAAATCCCACGAGCATGTGGCCAGCTTCGCCAAAAGCAAAGGCGTGGCCGTACACGCCGAGCTCACGGACCATGGACTGGAGGCCCACTCGGACAGAAATCGTAAAAACTCGGCCTGCTTCCTGTGCAGCAAGCGGCGGCGGACGCGGCTGTTCGAACTCTGCCGGGACTACGGGCTGACCCACCTCGCCTTCGGCCACAACGCGGACGACCTCGTATCCACGTTCTTCATGAATCTGTTCCAGGGCGGACGGGTGGACACTCTCTCTCCTTGCGAGCCGTTCTTCGAAGGCCGGCTCAAGGTCATCCGGCCACTGCTCTGGCTTGAAAAGGACGTCATCAAGCGGGCTGCGCGCACGTGGCAATTGCCGGTGGAGGAGAACCCCTGCCCCTCGGCCGGCGCGAGCAACCGTACCCGAACATGGCAATGGTTTCTGGATGAATGCGGCAAGGATGCCCGAAAAAAGAACAATGTCCTGAATGCGATACGCAGGGCAGCACTTGACCGTACCATTGATTTGAATTACTAG
- a CDS encoding sugar transferase — MGNSPRYPLDKRAFDVLATLALAPVWMPLLALASAGVLIVMGRPVFFRQQRPGLGGVIFTMYKLRTMRPCAECGEAALPSDAQRITPLGRFLRRTSLDELPEFLHVLAGRMSLVGPRPLLPEYLPRYTERQARRHELPPGITGLAQTSGRRDLSWEETFELDVWYVENRTMRLDIAILVRTIGQLFRRGAGEAADRGPFTGSEPSETTRRDTHRDIPPDIS, encoded by the coding sequence ATGGGCAATTCGCCGCGATATCCGCTGGACAAACGCGCCTTCGACGTCCTCGCCACCCTCGCCCTCGCACCGGTGTGGATGCCGCTGCTGGCGCTCGCATCCGCAGGCGTGCTCATCGTAATGGGCCGGCCTGTCTTTTTTCGACAACAGCGGCCCGGACTGGGCGGTGTGATCTTCACCATGTACAAATTGCGCACCATGCGCCCGTGCGCGGAATGCGGAGAGGCTGCGCTCCCCAGCGATGCGCAGCGCATCACGCCGCTGGGGCGGTTCCTGCGACGCACCAGCCTTGACGAACTTCCAGAGTTCCTCCATGTCCTTGCCGGAAGGATGAGCCTCGTGGGGCCGCGCCCTCTGCTCCCGGAGTACCTGCCCCGCTACACGGAACGCCAGGCCCGCCGGCACGAACTGCCACCGGGCATCACCGGTCTGGCCCAGACGTCCGGCCGGCGAGACCTCTCCTGGGAGGAGACTTTCGAGCTCGACGTCTGGTATGTGGAGAATCGCACCATGCGGCTGGACATCGCCATACTTGTCCGCACCATCGGCCAGTTGTTCCGGCGCGGCGCAGGCGAAGCTGCGGACCGCGGCCCCTTCACCGGATCGGAACCATCAGAAACAACGCGCCGCGACACGCACCGCGACATCCCCCCTGACATATCATGA
- a CDS encoding M23 family metallopeptidase produces the protein MLLRKYHIVVFKDNEGACKTIRLRGWIFFALFGLFAVLVAANFHFFRYFNTYHNLKTNLDASEKTISEQKNQLLSLANKIETLENDLTRIRDFDSKLRVMINLDDQIDTSSSVGGSKSQDFSDSYLPVYRQELLARKMHNFIHQLNTDVQLEEVRQQELLQAFKGNLELLASTPSIWPCEGWVTSPFGPRISPFTGRSDFHQGLDVSNEVGTPVYAPAKGVVSFSGVEGGYGKTMVIKHGNGLVTRYAHLHSFEVEVGDTVERGQQIATLGNTGRSTGPHLHYEVRLNGTPVNPMRYILN, from the coding sequence ATGCTCCTGCGAAAATATCATATCGTCGTATTCAAGGATAACGAAGGCGCATGCAAGACCATACGCCTGCGCGGCTGGATTTTCTTCGCGCTCTTCGGCCTGTTTGCGGTCCTTGTTGCGGCCAATTTCCATTTCTTCAGGTATTTCAACACATACCACAACCTGAAAACTAATCTCGATGCTTCCGAAAAAACCATTTCGGAGCAAAAGAACCAGCTGCTCTCACTTGCCAACAAAATCGAGACGCTGGAAAACGACCTGACCCGCATCCGCGACTTCGACTCGAAGCTGCGCGTCATGATCAACCTGGATGATCAGATCGACACTAGCTCGTCTGTCGGCGGCTCCAAAAGCCAGGACTTCTCGGACAGCTACCTGCCCGTGTACCGTCAGGAGCTGCTCGCGCGCAAAATGCACAATTTCATCCACCAGCTGAACACCGACGTCCAGCTGGAGGAAGTTCGACAACAGGAGTTGCTGCAGGCGTTCAAAGGCAACCTCGAACTCCTGGCTTCAACCCCGTCCATCTGGCCCTGCGAAGGCTGGGTCACCTCTCCCTTCGGACCGCGCATCTCGCCGTTTACAGGCCGTAGCGATTTCCACCAGGGACTTGATGTCTCCAATGAGGTCGGCACGCCCGTCTACGCTCCGGCCAAGGGCGTGGTTTCTTTCTCCGGCGTCGAAGGCGGATACGGCAAGACCATGGTCATCAAGCATGGAAACGGCCTCGTCACTCGCTATGCCCACCTCCACTCCTTCGAAGTCGAAGTCGGAGATACCGTGGAGCGCGGCCAGCAGATAGCCACACTGGGCAACACCGGCCGCTCCACCGGACCGCACCTCCATTACGAGGTCCGACTCAACGGCACGCCGGTCAACCCCATGCGCTACATCCTCAACTAG